A region of Thermobifida halotolerans DNA encodes the following proteins:
- a CDS encoding GNAT family N-acetyltransferase: MLVREARHDEMPRIGDLRVATYVGQGLLTPDSPYVPVLRALGTSGVGEVLVAVDGDDILGTVTLRPFQRDSEITVSADEAEIRALAVAPYAQRRGVGGLLLRAAIERAVCAHVAHLVLSTQPIMVAARRLYVSEGFVRLPERDWSPQPGMPLLTYGLRLDRASRD; encoded by the coding sequence ATGCTGGTCCGTGAAGCCCGCCATGACGAGATGCCCCGTATCGGCGACCTGAGGGTGGCCACCTACGTCGGCCAGGGGCTGCTCACCCCCGACTCTCCCTACGTTCCCGTGCTGCGCGCCCTGGGCACCAGCGGAGTCGGCGAGGTGCTGGTCGCCGTGGACGGCGACGACATCCTCGGCACCGTCACCCTGCGTCCCTTCCAGCGGGACAGCGAGATCACCGTCTCCGCCGACGAGGCCGAGATCCGCGCCCTGGCCGTGGCCCCGTACGCGCAGCGGCGCGGCGTGGGCGGGCTGCTGCTGCGCGCCGCCATCGAACGGGCGGTGTGCGCGCACGTGGCGCACCTGGTGCTGTCCACCCAGCCGATCATGGTCGCCGCGCGGCGGCTGTACGTCTCGGAGGGGTTCGTCCGACTGCCCGAACGCGACTGGTCTCCGCAGCCGGGGATGCCGCTGCTGACCTACGGGCTGCGCCTGGACCGCGCGTCGCGGGACTGA
- the mobA gene encoding molybdenum cofactor guanylyltransferase yields MDGYDAVVLAGGAARRLGGVDKPGLDVGGRTMLERVAEAVRDAALLVVVGPPRPRPAARYVREDPPGAGPLPALRTGLAEVGSPWFALLAADMPFLDGEAVAALRRAAAVGDGAVLVDAEGRPQWLAGLWRTAAVRAALADYSGRSLRGLLAPLDPAEVLRPEAARDCDTPEELARAREAGDSEPRGRLGPGGS; encoded by the coding sequence GTGGACGGCTACGACGCGGTGGTGCTGGCGGGCGGGGCGGCGCGGCGCCTGGGCGGCGTCGACAAGCCCGGACTGGACGTGGGCGGACGCACCATGCTGGAGCGCGTGGCCGAGGCCGTGCGTGACGCGGCCCTGCTCGTCGTGGTGGGGCCGCCGCGTCCCCGTCCGGCGGCCCGCTACGTCCGGGAGGACCCGCCGGGCGCGGGACCGCTGCCCGCGCTGCGCACCGGCCTGGCCGAGGTCGGCTCCCCCTGGTTCGCGCTGCTGGCCGCCGACATGCCGTTCCTGGACGGCGAGGCGGTGGCGGCGCTGCGGCGGGCCGCGGCGGTCGGCGACGGGGCCGTCCTGGTCGACGCGGAGGGGCGGCCGCAGTGGCTGGCGGGCCTGTGGCGCACCGCGGCGGTGCGCGCGGCCCTGGCCGACTACTCCGGGCGTTCGCTGCGCGGCCTGCTCGCCCCCCTGGACCCGGCCGAGGTGCTGCGGCCCGAAGCCGCCCGGGACTGCGACACCCCCGAGGAGCTGGCCCGCGCCCGGGAGGCCGGGGACTCGGAGCCCCGAGGCCGCCTCGGCCCGGGCGGGTCCTGA
- a CDS encoding metallopeptidase TldD-related protein yields the protein MSQSLSAQAVTERALELSRADDCMVLVAETSTANLRWAGNSLTTNGVARGRSVTVISLVEDAKGVRAGSVSRSGLRDDQLEELVRASEDAAREAPPAEEAHPLLEPAAAGRSSTAWDAPVAATDIGVFSGFAPELGKAFQQSAQAGVRLYGYAQHSVTSTFLGSSTGVRLRHDQPSGSLDLNAKADDPHHSTWAGQATRDFTDVDVAALEAELHRRIAWARTTVELPAGRYETLLPPAAVADLMTDLYWGLGARDTFEGRTAFSSPRGGTRVGERLSPLPLRLRSNPAEPGLECAPFVLADAPGRRISAFDNGRPIGETEWISDGELARLVQTYDSALLTALPLTPETDNLVLELPGATASLDDMVAATERGLLLTCLWYIRMVDPRTMLVTGLTRDGVYLVEDGEVRGAVNNFRFNESPVGLLERVSEVGRTVPTFSREFGEYFPRTAMPPMRIPDFNMSSVSQAS from the coding sequence GTGAGCCAGTCGCTGTCCGCGCAGGCCGTGACCGAGCGCGCGCTGGAACTGTCGCGCGCCGACGACTGCATGGTGCTGGTGGCCGAGACCAGTACGGCCAACCTGCGCTGGGCCGGGAACTCGTTGACCACCAACGGGGTGGCCCGGGGCCGTTCGGTCACGGTGATCTCCCTGGTCGAGGATGCCAAGGGGGTCCGCGCGGGATCGGTGTCGCGCAGCGGACTGCGCGACGACCAACTGGAGGAGCTGGTGCGCGCCTCCGAGGACGCCGCACGCGAGGCGCCGCCCGCCGAGGAGGCGCACCCGCTGCTGGAGCCCGCCGCCGCGGGCCGCTCCTCCACCGCCTGGGACGCCCCCGTCGCCGCCACCGACATCGGGGTGTTCTCCGGCTTCGCCCCGGAGCTGGGCAAGGCGTTCCAGCAGTCCGCGCAGGCGGGGGTGCGGCTGTACGGCTACGCCCAGCACTCGGTGACCTCCACCTTCCTGGGCTCCTCGACGGGGGTGCGGCTCCGCCACGACCAGCCGTCCGGCAGCCTCGACCTCAACGCCAAGGCCGACGACCCGCACCACTCCACCTGGGCGGGGCAGGCCACCCGCGACTTCACCGACGTCGACGTCGCCGCGCTGGAGGCGGAACTGCACCGGCGGATCGCCTGGGCGCGCACCACCGTGGAACTGCCCGCGGGACGCTACGAGACGCTGCTGCCGCCCGCCGCGGTCGCCGATCTGATGACCGACCTGTACTGGGGGCTGGGCGCGCGCGACACCTTCGAGGGCCGCACCGCCTTCTCCTCACCGAGGGGCGGCACCCGGGTGGGCGAGCGGCTGTCGCCGCTGCCGCTGCGGCTGCGCTCCAACCCGGCCGAACCGGGCCTGGAGTGCGCGCCGTTCGTGCTGGCCGACGCGCCGGGGCGGCGGATCAGCGCCTTCGACAACGGGCGGCCGATCGGCGAGACCGAGTGGATCAGCGACGGCGAACTGGCGCGCCTGGTGCAGACCTACGACTCGGCGCTGCTGACCGCGCTGCCGTTGACGCCCGAGACCGACAACCTGGTCCTGGAGCTGCCCGGCGCGACGGCGTCCCTGGACGACATGGTGGCCGCCACCGAGCGGGGCCTGCTGCTGACCTGCCTGTGGTACATCCGCATGGTGGATCCGCGTACCATGCTCGTCACGGGTCTCACCCGCGACGGTGTGTACCTGGTCGAGGACGGCGAGGTCCGGGGGGCGGTGAACAACTTCCGGTTCAACGAGTCGCCGGTGGGACTGCTGGAACGGGTCAGCGAGGTCGGCCGGACCGTTCCGACGTTCTCCCGCGAGTTCGGCGAGTACTTCCCGCGCACCGCGATGCCGCCCATGCGCATCCCGGATTTCAACATGTCGTCGGTGAGTCAGGCGTCCTGA
- a CDS encoding TldD/PmbA family protein, with product MREIDSEFLSLPLRPLADAALQRARDLGADHADFRLERIRGRHLVLADGSVETAQETDTLGFAVRVVHNGAWGFAAGTELTVDAAAAVAAQAVDVAKLTSVLSSDRVELAPEPAHPDAVWVSSYEIDPFTVPLSDTVDLLAGWSRRLLADHRVDHVDASLLVAKEQKFYADTAGTATTQQRVRLHPSVEVMSTAQGRLESMRTISPPVGRGQEYLPTVEAELAELPELLADKVAAPGVEPGVYDLVIDPSNLWLTIHESIGHATELDRALGYEAAYAGTSFATHDQLGELRYGSQIMNVTGDRTVEHGLATIGYDDEGVAASSFPLITEGVLTGFQRDRRISHLMGYERSNGCAFADSPATMPIQRMANVSLRPDPRGPSTRDLIRQVDDGIYIVGDRSWSIDMQRYNFQFTGQRFYRIRDGRITGQLRDVAYQATTTEFWNSLRALGGPDTYVLGGAFNCGKGQPGQVAPVSHGCPSALFEGVRVLNTAREARA from the coding sequence GTGCGCGAAATCGATTCCGAATTCCTCTCCCTTCCGCTGCGCCCCCTCGCCGACGCGGCACTGCAGCGCGCCCGCGACCTCGGGGCGGACCACGCCGACTTCCGGCTGGAACGCATCCGCGGCCGCCACCTCGTGCTGGCCGACGGCTCCGTCGAGACCGCCCAGGAGACCGACACGCTCGGTTTCGCGGTGCGCGTGGTCCACAACGGCGCGTGGGGGTTCGCCGCGGGGACGGAACTGACCGTCGACGCCGCCGCGGCGGTCGCCGCCCAGGCCGTCGACGTCGCCAAACTCACGTCGGTGCTCAGCAGCGACCGCGTCGAGCTGGCGCCCGAGCCCGCCCACCCCGACGCGGTGTGGGTCTCCTCCTACGAGATCGACCCGTTCACGGTCCCCCTCAGCGACACCGTCGACCTGCTCGCCGGGTGGAGCCGCCGCCTGCTGGCCGACCACCGGGTCGACCACGTCGACGCGAGCCTGCTCGTGGCCAAGGAGCAGAAGTTCTACGCGGACACGGCCGGAACCGCCACCACCCAGCAGCGGGTGCGCCTGCACCCCTCGGTCGAGGTGATGTCCACCGCCCAGGGGCGGCTGGAGAGCATGCGGACGATCTCCCCGCCGGTGGGGCGGGGACAGGAGTACCTGCCGACGGTCGAGGCCGAACTCGCCGAACTGCCCGAGCTGCTGGCCGACAAGGTCGCCGCGCCCGGCGTGGAGCCGGGCGTCTACGACCTGGTCATCGACCCGTCCAACCTGTGGCTGACCATCCACGAGTCCATCGGGCACGCCACCGAACTGGACCGCGCCCTGGGCTATGAGGCCGCCTACGCGGGCACCTCGTTCGCCACCCACGACCAGCTCGGCGAGCTGCGCTACGGGTCGCAGATCATGAACGTCACCGGCGACCGCACCGTCGAACACGGCCTGGCCACCATCGGCTACGACGACGAGGGCGTGGCCGCCTCGTCGTTCCCGCTGATCACCGAGGGGGTGCTCACCGGGTTCCAGCGCGACCGGCGCATCTCGCACCTGATGGGCTACGAACGCTCCAACGGCTGCGCGTTCGCCGACTCGCCCGCGACCATGCCGATCCAGCGCATGGCCAACGTGTCGCTGCGGCCCGACCCGCGCGGCCCCTCCACCCGGGACCTGATCCGCCAGGTCGACGACGGCATCTACATCGTCGGTGACCGAAGCTGGTCGATCGACATGCAGCGGTACAACTTCCAGTTCACCGGGCAGCGCTTCTACCGGATCCGCGACGGCCGCATCACCGGGCAGCTGCGGGACGTGGCCTACCAGGCCACCACCACCGAGTTCTGGAACTCGCTGCGCGCCCTGGGCGGTCCCGACACCTACGTGCTGGGCGGGGCGTTCAACTGCGGCAAGGGCCAGCCCGGCCAGGTCGCCCCGGTCAGCCACGGATGCCCCAGCGCCCTGTTCGAGGGGGTGCGGGTGCTCAACACCGCACGGGAGGCCAGAGCGTGA